The proteins below are encoded in one region of Acidobacteriota bacterium:
- the purS gene encoding phosphoribosylformylglycinamidine synthase subunit PurS: MRAKVYVTLKSGVLDPQGKAVQGAIRSLGHAEVLDVRQGKYFEIRLTDSMSRERAGALLDELAKTVLSNGVIENYRVELEG; this comes from the coding sequence ATGCGGGCCAAAGTGTACGTGACCTTGAAAAGCGGCGTGCTGGACCCCCAGGGCAAGGCGGTCCAGGGGGCCATCAGGAGCCTGGGGCACGCCGAGGTGCTCGACGTGCGCCAGGGGAAGTACTTCGAGATCCGGCTGACGGACAGCATGAGCCGCGAACGGGCCGGGGCCCTGCTGGACGAACTGGCGAAGACCGTGCTGTCCAACGGCGTCATCGAGAACTACCGGGTGGAACTGGAGGGGTGA
- a CDS encoding 4Fe-4S binding protein gives MSTRNIIKIDEEKCDGCGLCVTACAEGAIRIVDGKAKVVGESLCDGLGACLGHCPQGALTIEQREAPDFDPVAVERHLAGEAAPAASACPSAAHARPFHPAGGITGHGCPGSAARTLTRTAPSAADLAVAPPAVSRLENWPVQLHLVPVRAEHLQGADLVIAADCAPFAYPDFHRSFLGGKTLLIGCPKLDDTGAYLDKLTRMFAGNALQSIHVVHMEVPCCFGLVRLVADAVRASGRPVPVKVTKISLGGEILEQAVTHPLPQGA, from the coding sequence ATGTCCACACGAAACATCATCAAGATCGACGAAGAGAAGTGCGACGGCTGCGGGCTCTGCGTGACCGCCTGCGCGGAAGGCGCCATCCGCATCGTGGACGGCAAGGCCAAGGTGGTGGGCGAGTCCCTGTGCGACGGCCTGGGGGCCTGCCTGGGGCACTGTCCGCAGGGGGCCCTCACCATCGAGCAGCGGGAGGCGCCGGACTTCGACCCCGTGGCGGTGGAGCGCCACCTCGCCGGGGAGGCGGCCCCGGCGGCGTCGGCCTGCCCGTCTGCGGCCCACGCCCGCCCATTCCACCCGGCGGGGGGGATCACGGGGCACGGCTGCCCCGGTTCGGCGGCCCGCACGCTCACCCGGACGGCGCCGTCCGCCGCGGACCTCGCGGTGGCGCCGCCCGCCGTGTCCCGCCTGGAGAACTGGCCGGTGCAGCTCCACCTGGTGCCGGTGCGGGCCGAGCACCTGCAGGGGGCGGACCTGGTGATCGCCGCCGACTGCGCCCCCTTCGCCTACCCGGACTTCCACCGGTCCTTCCTGGGCGGGAAGACGCTCCTCATCGGCTGCCCCAAGCTGGACGACACGGGGGCCTACCTGGACAAGCTCACCCGGATGTTCGCGGGGAACGCCCTCCAGTCCATCCACGTCGTCCACATGGAGGTGCCGTGCTGCTTCGGGCTGGTCCGTCTGGTGGCGGACGCGGTCCGCGCTTCCGGGAGGCCGGTGCCGGTGAAGGTGACGAAAATCTCGCTGGGCGGCGAGATCCTGGAACAGGCCGTCACGCACCCGCTGCCCCAGGGGGCCTGA
- a CDS encoding GxxExxY protein, translating to MDALLQQEGYDLMAAAFEVYNRMGSGYLEEVYHQCLEHELRLRNIPYSSKPELEIRYKGVVLEKRYRPDLLVFEGIIVELKAVKALAPEHEAQLLGYLKASGKRVGYLLNFGSLDQLEWKRMVK from the coding sequence ATGGATGCATTGCTGCAGCAGGAGGGGTACGATCTGATGGCGGCGGCGTTCGAGGTGTACAACCGTATGGGCAGCGGTTACCTGGAAGAGGTTTACCACCAGTGCCTGGAACACGAACTCCGCTTGAGAAATATTCCGTACTCGTCCAAACCCGAACTGGAGATCCGATACAAGGGCGTGGTGCTTGAGAAGCGCTACCGGCCCGATTTGCTGGTTTTCGAGGGGATCATCGTCGAACTGAAGGCCGTGAAAGCCCTGGCGCCCGAGCATGAGGCGCAATTGCTCGGATACCTCAAAGCTTCCGGGAAACGCGTCGGCTATCTCCTGAACTTCGGCAGCCTGGACCAACTGGAGTGGAAACGGATGGTGAAGTGA
- a CDS encoding D-glycerate dehydrogenase, translating into MSDTPVILLAHPLPFGGASRFPAGWDVRVAPPFAGPAEVPAGLGDCDGLVTLLNDTVDRRWIDAAHPRLRLIANVGVGYNHIDWEYARDRGVIVTNTPGVLTEATADLAMALVLACSRRIVEADRFTREGRFRGWDLELLLGLELGGATLGVVGMGRIGRAVARRAAGFGMRILYTRSGEGDAGPLGFDARRATFEDLLAESDVVTLHCPLTPRTRKLFDDAAFAWMKTGAILVNTARGPVVDEAALARALRSGKLAAAGLDVYAEEPAIPPELLALPNVTVLPHIGSATEKARRAIVNMAVDNAVAFFTTGRALNPVG; encoded by the coding sequence ATGAGTGACACTCCCGTGATCCTGCTGGCCCACCCGCTCCCCTTCGGCGGCGCGTCCCGTTTCCCGGCGGGGTGGGACGTCCGCGTCGCCCCGCCGTTCGCGGGACCGGCGGAGGTCCCCGCGGGGCTCGGCGATTGCGACGGCCTGGTCACCCTCCTCAACGACACGGTGGACCGACGCTGGATCGATGCAGCCCATCCCCGCCTGCGCCTGATCGCCAACGTGGGAGTGGGCTACAACCACATCGACTGGGAGTACGCCCGGGATCGCGGCGTCATCGTGACCAACACGCCCGGGGTGCTCACCGAGGCCACCGCGGACCTGGCCATGGCCCTGGTCCTGGCCTGTTCCCGCCGGATCGTGGAGGCCGACCGCTTCACCCGCGAGGGGCGCTTCAGGGGATGGGACCTGGAACTGCTCCTGGGCCTCGAACTCGGCGGCGCCACCCTGGGCGTCGTCGGCATGGGCCGCATCGGGAGGGCCGTGGCCCGGCGGGCCGCCGGCTTCGGGATGCGCATCCTCTACACCCGGTCCGGGGAGGGGGACGCCGGCCCGCTCGGTTTCGACGCGCGGCGGGCAACGTTCGAGGACCTCCTGGCGGAGTCCGACGTGGTCACGCTCCACTGCCCCCTGACGCCGAGGACCCGCAAGCTCTTCGACGATGCCGCCTTCGCCTGGATGAAGACCGGGGCCATCCTCGTCAACACCGCCCGGGGGCCGGTGGTGGACGAGGCCGCGCTGGCGCGGGCCCTGCGGTCCGGGAAACTGGCGGCGGCGGGGCTCGACGTGTACGCGGAGGAGCCGGCCATCCCGCCGGAGCTCCTGGCGCTGCCCAACGTGACGGTGCTTCCCCACATCGGGTCCGCCACGGAAAAGGCCCGGCGCGCCATCGTGAACATGGCGGTGGACAACGCGGTGGCGTTTTTCACCACCGGCCGCGCCCTCAACCCCGTGGGGTGA
- the recA gene encoding recombinase RecA, producing MADEKDLKSKAIETALFQIEKQFGKGSIMKLGDRPRDLDIPVIPLGILSIDAALGVGGIPKGRITEIYGPEASGKTTIALHAIAACQKMGGYAAFIDAEHALDPIYAKKLGVITDELLVSQPDSGEQALEIAEVLVRSGAIDIVVVDSVAALVPKVELEGDMGDPTMGLQARLMSQALRKLTAIVSKSKTSLIFINQVRDKIGVTYGNPETTTGGRALKFYATIRIDVRRIGGVKVGDNDIGNRTKLKVVKNKIAPPFKMTEFDIIWGEGVSREGDMLDLAVNMKLVEKSGAWFSYEGTKLGQGRENSKLFLKDNPDIGNKIESIVRERLGFADAALLQGAPDASADA from the coding sequence ATGGCCGACGAAAAAGACCTCAAATCCAAGGCGATCGAGACCGCCTTGTTCCAGATCGAGAAACAGTTCGGGAAAGGGTCCATCATGAAGCTGGGCGACCGGCCCCGGGACCTGGACATCCCCGTCATCCCCCTGGGGATCCTCTCCATCGATGCGGCCCTGGGCGTCGGCGGCATCCCCAAGGGTCGCATCACCGAAATCTACGGCCCGGAGGCCAGCGGCAAGACCACCATCGCCCTGCACGCCATCGCGGCCTGCCAGAAGATGGGCGGCTACGCGGCCTTCATCGACGCCGAGCACGCTCTCGACCCCATCTACGCCAAGAAACTGGGCGTGATCACCGACGAACTGCTGGTCAGCCAGCCCGACTCCGGCGAGCAGGCCCTGGAGATCGCCGAGGTCCTGGTGCGCAGCGGCGCCATCGACATCGTGGTGGTGGATTCCGTGGCCGCCCTGGTGCCCAAGGTGGAACTGGAAGGCGACATGGGCGACCCCACCATGGGCCTCCAGGCGCGCCTCATGAGCCAGGCCCTGCGCAAGCTCACCGCCATCGTGTCCAAGTCGAAGACCAGCCTGATCTTCATCAACCAGGTCCGCGACAAGATCGGGGTCACCTACGGCAACCCCGAGACCACCACCGGCGGTCGGGCCCTCAAGTTCTACGCCACGATCCGGATCGACGTCCGGCGCATCGGCGGCGTCAAGGTGGGGGACAACGACATCGGCAACCGCACCAAGCTCAAGGTGGTGAAGAACAAGATCGCGCCTCCCTTCAAGATGACCGAGTTCGACATCATCTGGGGCGAGGGGGTCTCCCGCGAGGGCGACATGCTGGACCTGGCGGTCAACATGAAGCTGGTGGAGAAGAGCGGGGCCTGGTTCTCCTACGAGGGGACCAAGCTCGGCCAGGGGCGCGAGAACTCCAAGCTCTTCCTGAAGGACAACCCGGACATCGGCAACAAGATCGAGTCCATCGTCCGGGAACGGCTGGGCTTCGCCGACGCCGCCCTGCTCCAGGGCGCGCCGGACGCCTCCGCGGACGCCTGA
- a CDS encoding DUF4342 domain-containing protein yields the protein MSEDPDPRRFRTEEFRVDGSQVVQKIKELVHEGNIRRIVLKNEEGKSLLEVPLTLGVVGAALLPVFAAIGALAALVAKLTIVVEKVEE from the coding sequence ATGAGTGAAGATCCCGACCCCCGGCGCTTTCGCACCGAAGAGTTCCGCGTGGACGGCTCCCAGGTGGTTCAGAAGATCAAGGAGCTGGTGCACGAGGGGAACATCCGCCGCATCGTGCTGAAGAACGAGGAGGGGAAATCCCTCCTGGAGGTCCCCCTGACCCTCGGGGTGGTGGGCGCGGCGCTGCTGCCCGTCTTCGCCGCCATCGGCGCGCTGGCGGCCCTGGTGGCCAAGCTCACCATCGTGGTGGAGAAAGTCGAGGAGTAG
- a CDS encoding tetratricopeptide repeat protein, with protein sequence MPKVALVLVILVLAAAIAISLALVQKKPSVAAPPKPYVRAESKEIQAFYKPYAEFMPRTPPELLPFLARLEAGTGLKRTLRNFPTDRESLKKAAAAFAAAAREVFQAELSLENPQAEQLDRFIDGHLIDERLRPFFKGESLRPDLSETESEQYFKEREKIRIPNEPLLYYTMGAFWGEWLVQHRKAVWKLYPPLNPIQSFPDMVTTGASVCLLPFSHVVKKLSDPEGDQLTFKAAVSTTQKRMFPPYPLIASLADVEISVTDDLPEQVRLADLAEKAGDHEKSVSMYTEYMNSDPNSPRLMALAIDCAQQTGRDDLVVDWSKRLLRLSPRHPRVCHNLAVVYSNAPGRMPEAIALLETALKEDPQYGMAHYTLASCLAETGRFPEARTHLVWVIEHDSALKQRAEELLAAIRGK encoded by the coding sequence ATGCCCAAGGTCGCGCTCGTCCTGGTGATCCTCGTCCTCGCGGCCGCCATCGCCATTTCCCTGGCCCTGGTCCAGAAAAAGCCGTCCGTCGCCGCACCGCCGAAACCCTATGTCCGGGCTGAATCGAAGGAGATCCAGGCTTTTTACAAACCCTACGCGGAGTTCATGCCCCGGACCCCGCCGGAGCTGCTGCCGTTTCTGGCGCGGCTGGAGGCCGGGACCGGCCTGAAGCGGACCCTCCGGAATTTCCCCACGGACCGGGAGTCCCTGAAGAAGGCGGCCGCGGCCTTCGCCGCCGCGGCCCGGGAGGTCTTCCAGGCGGAACTCTCGCTCGAGAATCCCCAGGCGGAGCAGCTGGACCGGTTCATCGACGGACATCTCATCGACGAGCGGTTGAGGCCGTTTTTCAAAGGGGAATCCCTTCGCCCGGACCTGTCGGAGACGGAATCGGAACAGTATTTCAAAGAAAGGGAGAAGATCCGGATCCCCAACGAACCGTTGCTTTACTACACCATGGGCGCCTTCTGGGGGGAGTGGCTCGTGCAACACCGGAAAGCGGTCTGGAAGCTCTACCCCCCGCTGAACCCGATTCAGTCATTCCCGGACATGGTCACCACGGGAGCTTCGGTATGTCTGCTCCCCTTCTCCCATGTCGTGAAAAAGCTCTCCGATCCGGAAGGGGATCAACTCACGTTCAAGGCCGCCGTTTCGACGACGCAGAAACGGATGTTCCCGCCATACCCGTTGATCGCCTCACTGGCCGACGTCGAAATATCCGTAACAGACGATCTGCCGGAACAGGTCAGACTGGCAGACTTGGCCGAGAAGGCAGGGGATCACGAAAAGTCGGTCTCGATGTACACAGAGTACATGAACTCCGACCCGAACTCTCCACGGTTGATGGCTCTTGCCATTGATTGTGCTCAGCAAACTGGCCGAGACGATCTGGTGGTGGACTGGTCGAAGCGTCTGCTCCGTCTGTCACCCCGTCACCCGAGAGTTTGCCACAACCTGGCCGTCGTGTACTCGAACGCGCCGGGCCGGATGCCGGAGGCGATCGCCCTCCTGGAAACCGCCCTGAAGGAGGACCCGCAGTACGGCATGGCCCACTACACCCTCGCCTCGTGCCTGGCCGAGACCGGCCGGTTCCCCGAGGCCCGAACCCACCTCGTATGGGTGATCGAGCACGATTCCGCGCTGAAGCAGCGCGCCGAGGAACTGCTGGCGGCCATCAGGGGGAAGTGA
- the purQ gene encoding phosphoribosylformylglycinamidine synthase subunit PurQ: MKFGVVVFPGSNCDHDAYHAAKHVLGQPTVYLWHKDEDLQGCDVVILPGGFSYGDYLRTGAIARFSPIMKSVVRFAEGGGKVLGICNGFQILLESGLLPGAMLRNKGLKFICRPQHIRVETTDTPFTRACESGRVLSVPIAHHDGNYFADDETLARLKAEDRVVFRYCDADGTVGAASNPNGSADHIAGICNAGRNVVGLMPHPERAVEALTGSDDGRRIFASLL, encoded by the coding sequence ATGAAATTCGGGGTCGTCGTTTTTCCGGGGTCCAACTGCGACCACGATGCCTACCACGCCGCCAAGCACGTCCTGGGGCAGCCCACGGTCTACCTCTGGCACAAGGACGAGGACCTGCAGGGGTGCGACGTGGTGATCCTCCCCGGGGGCTTCTCCTACGGCGACTACCTCCGGACGGGCGCCATCGCCCGCTTCTCCCCCATCATGAAGTCGGTGGTGCGCTTCGCCGAGGGCGGCGGGAAGGTGCTGGGCATCTGCAACGGATTCCAGATCCTGCTGGAGAGCGGGCTCCTGCCGGGCGCCATGCTGCGCAACAAGGGGCTCAAGTTCATCTGCCGGCCCCAGCACATCCGCGTGGAGACCACCGACACGCCCTTCACCCGGGCTTGCGAGAGCGGGCGGGTCCTGTCCGTCCCCATCGCTCACCACGACGGCAACTACTTTGCCGACGACGAGACCCTGGCCCGGCTCAAGGCCGAAGACCGGGTGGTCTTCCGCTACTGCGACGCCGACGGGACCGTGGGAGCGGCGTCCAACCCCAACGGCTCGGCGGACCACATCGCCGGGATCTGCAACGCGGGCCGCAACGTGGTGGGCCTCATGCCCCACCCCGAGCGCGCCGTGGAGGCCCTCACCGGCTCCGACGACGGCCGCCGGATCTTCGCGTCGCTGCTGTAA
- a CDS encoding tetratricopeptide repeat protein, which yields MNMNFCQKCHWNNEDLGVHCARCGATLLPPLIPQPSLEAMEDFQDEDKFEILNLLDSVRRFSERRLDGVDLSLELQSQFNLRVSVVLERLLKTLEENGTIDRKHFHREVEEEVGLKRFSLEQKALLERRREAVLTHCNGKDAGAFAALVEFAWPLLYTSRHREAVEGLHRALEMDPVNPVLLRTLAEILFIGGDLAGAEKLNRRLLERFPDRPGGNMLSAMIQLKRGNAAAAIERLRAAREASPRSFTLHFLAGTAHFLKHEFEKAGESFREACRSRPLPVVPPLSAMAFYLGNKVADAETLLEENSALTDETGFAPFLQGLIRLRRNQPRKADEHFRRATAANRKWRKVISRLATPGPDHTEPAQIRYFTGLLRRRMEEIMALLISEIQNFNG from the coding sequence ATGAACATGAACTTCTGTCAGAAATGCCACTGGAACAACGAAGACCTCGGCGTGCACTGCGCCCGCTGCGGGGCCACCCTGCTCCCCCCCCTCATCCCCCAGCCCTCGCTCGAGGCCATGGAGGACTTCCAGGACGAGGACAAATTCGAGATCCTCAACCTTCTGGACAGCGTCCGGCGCTTCTCGGAACGACGCCTGGACGGGGTCGATCTGAGCCTCGAACTCCAGTCCCAGTTCAACCTGCGGGTCTCCGTCGTCCTGGAGCGGCTCCTGAAGACCCTGGAAGAGAACGGGACGATCGACCGGAAACACTTCCACCGCGAAGTGGAGGAGGAGGTGGGCCTCAAGCGCTTCAGCCTGGAGCAGAAGGCCCTCCTCGAACGGCGACGGGAAGCCGTGCTCACCCACTGCAACGGGAAGGACGCGGGGGCCTTCGCGGCCCTGGTGGAGTTCGCCTGGCCGCTGCTGTACACGTCCCGGCACCGGGAAGCGGTGGAGGGCCTGCACCGCGCCCTGGAGATGGACCCCGTCAACCCGGTCCTCCTGCGGACCCTGGCGGAGATCCTCTTCATCGGCGGCGACCTGGCCGGCGCCGAGAAGCTCAACCGGCGCCTCCTCGAACGCTTCCCCGACCGGCCGGGGGGCAACATGCTCTCGGCCATGATCCAGCTCAAGCGGGGGAACGCCGCCGCCGCCATCGAGCGGCTCCGGGCCGCCCGGGAGGCGTCGCCGCGCTCCTTCACCCTCCACTTCCTCGCCGGGACCGCCCACTTCCTCAAGCACGAGTTCGAGAAGGCCGGGGAGTCGTTCCGCGAGGCCTGCCGCAGCCGTCCGCTGCCCGTCGTCCCGCCGCTGAGCGCCATGGCCTTCTACCTGGGGAACAAGGTGGCCGACGCGGAGACCCTGCTGGAGGAGAATTCCGCGCTCACCGACGAGACGGGGTTCGCACCCTTTCTGCAGGGGCTGATCCGCCTCCGCCGAAACCAGCCCCGCAAGGCGGACGAGCACTTCCGCCGGGCGACGGCCGCCAACCGCAAGTGGCGGAAGGTGATCTCGCGCCTCGCCACCCCGGGCCCGGACCACACGGAACCGGCCCAGATCCGTTACTTCACGGGCCTGCTCCGCCGTCGCATGGAGGAGATCATGGCCCTGCTCATCAGCGAGATCCAGAACTTCAACGGGTAG
- a CDS encoding EutN/CcmL family microcompartment protein has translation MILARVIGNIESTHKHLQYEGLKLLYVQPLEVDLEPVGDPYIAADSVDAGVGDLVLVIEEGWSSWNAVGKDKAPLNRAVVGVVDKIEFLEGAAR, from the coding sequence GTGATTCTGGCCCGCGTCATCGGCAACATCGAGTCCACCCACAAGCACCTTCAGTACGAGGGGCTCAAGCTTCTTTACGTCCAGCCCCTGGAGGTGGACCTCGAGCCCGTCGGCGACCCCTACATCGCCGCGGACTCGGTGGACGCCGGCGTCGGCGACCTCGTGCTGGTCATCGAGGAGGGGTGGTCCTCCTGGAACGCCGTCGGGAAGGACAAGGCGCCCCTCAACCGCGCCGTGGTGGGGGTGGTGGACAAGATCGAGTTCCTGGAAGGTGCCGCACGATGA
- the fusA gene encoding elongation factor G, producing the protein MSTRAQLEKTRNIGIIAHIDAGKTTVTERVLYYAGKIHRMGEVHDGTATMDWMLQEQQRGITITSAVTSFEWDGHDIHLIDTPGHVDFSIEVERSLRVLDGAVVVFCGVGGVQPQSETVWHQADKHRVPRLAFVNKMDRPGADFFAVVEQIRKKLGAVPLPLEIPILERDTFVGVVDLVTHKAYRWDEGSLGAEVLESPVPEAMEEEVRLHRDHLVETLANVDDGIAEKYLEGVTPEIPELNRAIRRCTLDIRLVPVLCGAALRNRGVQPLLGAVCRYLPSPLDLPPVTGRHPDTGQAEVRHPDDKEPLAALVYKVMMEEGRRMSFVRVYSGVLTVGEEVYLPARREKERVARIFLMHANKRTRLEKIGAGNIVAVMGLKSAATGETLCDEDHPLLLERIDACEPVISMAVEPRRNADLDKMQATLHKMSDEDPTFSVKEDPDTGQTIISGMGELHLEVIVDRLKTEYELEVSVGRPQVVYRETVGDVAEGTGTFEHEVAGKDQYAQVRLQVEPLPRGTGNRFEGFEQLDGMPPLFRDAVEAGLRDACFGGVIMGYPLVDLRITVQEVGTREGQSTEVALKAAAMHALFKAVQQASPSLLEPVMAVECVVPEEYLGGVVGDLGARGGQVQGITPRGSISAIDAHVPLSSMFGYARAIRTLTQGRGVFSMQFSHFEAASA; encoded by the coding sequence ATGAGCACGCGCGCCCAGCTCGAAAAAACCCGGAACATCGGCATCATCGCCCACATTGACGCGGGGAAGACCACCGTCACCGAGCGGGTCCTCTACTACGCCGGCAAGATCCACCGCATGGGGGAGGTCCACGACGGGACCGCCACCATGGACTGGATGCTCCAGGAGCAGCAGCGCGGCATCACCATCACCTCCGCCGTCACCAGCTTCGAGTGGGACGGCCACGACATCCACCTGATCGACACCCCGGGCCACGTGGACTTCTCCATCGAGGTGGAGCGGTCCCTCCGCGTCCTGGACGGCGCCGTGGTGGTCTTCTGCGGCGTGGGCGGCGTGCAGCCGCAGTCCGAGACCGTGTGGCACCAGGCCGACAAGCACCGGGTGCCGCGCCTGGCCTTCGTCAACAAGATGGACCGCCCCGGGGCCGACTTCTTCGCCGTGGTGGAGCAGATCCGGAAGAAGCTGGGCGCCGTGCCCCTCCCGCTGGAAATCCCCATTCTCGAGCGCGACACCTTCGTCGGCGTGGTGGACCTGGTCACCCACAAGGCCTACCGGTGGGACGAGGGGTCCCTGGGGGCCGAGGTCCTGGAAAGCCCCGTCCCCGAGGCCATGGAAGAGGAGGTCCGCCTGCACCGCGACCACCTGGTGGAGACCCTGGCGAACGTGGACGACGGCATCGCGGAAAAGTACCTCGAGGGGGTCACCCCGGAAATCCCCGAACTCAACCGGGCGATTCGCCGCTGCACCCTGGACATCCGGCTCGTCCCGGTGCTCTGCGGCGCCGCCCTGCGCAACCGGGGCGTGCAGCCGCTGCTCGGCGCCGTCTGCCGGTACCTCCCCTCGCCCCTCGACCTGCCCCCGGTCACCGGGCGGCACCCCGACACCGGCCAGGCGGAAGTCCGCCACCCCGACGACAAGGAGCCCCTGGCCGCCCTGGTCTACAAGGTGATGATGGAAGAGGGCCGGCGCATGAGCTTCGTCCGGGTCTACTCCGGGGTATTGACGGTCGGCGAGGAGGTCTACCTCCCGGCGCGCCGCGAGAAGGAGCGCGTGGCGAGGATCTTCCTCATGCACGCCAACAAGCGGACCCGCCTGGAAAAAATCGGTGCGGGGAACATCGTGGCCGTCATGGGCCTCAAGTCAGCTGCCACCGGCGAGACCCTGTGCGACGAGGATCACCCCCTGCTCCTGGAACGTATCGACGCCTGCGAGCCCGTCATCTCCATGGCGGTCGAACCCCGCCGGAACGCCGACCTGGACAAGATGCAGGCCACCCTGCACAAGATGAGCGACGAGGACCCCACCTTCTCGGTGAAGGAGGACCCCGACACCGGCCAGACCATCATCTCCGGGATGGGGGAACTCCACCTCGAGGTGATCGTGGACCGGCTGAAGACCGAGTACGAGCTGGAGGTCTCGGTGGGCCGCCCCCAGGTGGTCTACCGCGAGACGGTGGGCGACGTCGCCGAGGGGACGGGCACCTTCGAACACGAGGTGGCCGGCAAGGACCAGTACGCCCAGGTCCGCCTGCAGGTGGAACCCCTGCCCCGCGGGACCGGGAACCGCTTCGAGGGCTTCGAACAGCTGGACGGGATGCCCCCGCTGTTCCGGGACGCCGTCGAAGCCGGCCTGCGGGACGCCTGTTTCGGGGGCGTGATCATGGGTTACCCCCTCGTGGATTTGCGGATCACCGTGCAGGAGGTGGGGACCCGCGAGGGCCAATCCACCGAGGTGGCCCTCAAGGCCGCCGCCATGCACGCGCTGTTCAAGGCCGTCCAGCAGGCCTCCCCATCCCTCCTCGAGCCCGTCATGGCGGTGGAGTGCGTGGTCCCGGAGGAGTACCTGGGCGGGGTCGTGGGCGACCTCGGCGCCCGCGGCGGGCAGGTCCAGGGCATCACGCCGCGGGGCAGCATCTCCGCCATCGACGCGCACGTACCCCTCTCCAGCATGTTCGGGTACGCCCGCGCCATCCGGACCCTCACCCAGGGCCGCGGTGTCTTCTCCATGCAGTTCTCCCACTTCGAGGCCGCCAGCGCCTGA